A section of the Aminiphilus circumscriptus DSM 16581 genome encodes:
- a CDS encoding FadR/GntR family transcriptional regulator, with amino-acid sequence MNEGKRQLIQKIYLALQAGEITKGDMLLPERDLAEHFDVKRSYLREALIALEALGVIDIRERQGMFVGGEGTNSILDSLNLLTAWPVDSIAQVFELRVMIESPTAAFAALRRTDRDMEQIRDALDYLENLWRTHHPDIGVLGARYNAILHSLIVKAAHNAVLLRVYEGLSKLYTDAIASVGHQEREKLPYEKWPDTVLSEHRDLVEAIERQDSEAAKAASIRHLEKSRDRIQSLISPNKKTPADRLA; translated from the coding sequence ATGAACGAAGGAAAACGACAACTCATCCAAAAAATCTACCTGGCTCTCCAGGCGGGAGAAATCACCAAGGGAGACATGCTCCTCCCCGAGCGGGATCTGGCCGAACACTTTGACGTCAAGCGCTCCTATCTTCGGGAGGCACTCATCGCCCTGGAGGCGTTGGGCGTCATCGACATCCGGGAGCGCCAGGGCATGTTCGTCGGCGGGGAGGGCACCAACAGCATCCTGGACAGCCTGAATCTCCTCACTGCCTGGCCCGTGGATTCCATCGCCCAGGTCTTCGAGCTGCGGGTCATGATCGAAAGCCCCACCGCGGCCTTCGCGGCACTCCGCAGAACCGACCGGGACATGGAACAGATCCGGGACGCCCTGGATTATCTGGAGAACCTTTGGAGAACACACCATCCGGACATCGGCGTCCTCGGAGCCCGTTACAATGCGATCCTCCACTCCTTGATCGTCAAGGCGGCGCACAATGCGGTGCTCCTTCGGGTGTACGAGGGCCTGTCGAAGCTCTACACGGACGCCATCGCGTCCGTGGGCCATCAGGAGCGGGAGAAGCTTCCCTACGAAAAATGGCCCGACACGGTTCTCTCGGAGCACCGGGATCTCGTGGAGGCCATCGAGAGACAGGATTCCGAAGCGGCAAAAGCCGCATCGATACGCCACCTGGAAAAATCCAGGGACCGCATTCAGAGCCTCATCTCTCCCAACAAAAAAACGCCTGCTGATCGCCTGGCCTGA